One Halovivax ruber XH-70 genomic region harbors:
- a CDS encoding uracil-DNA glycosylase: protein MDAEQAEHMEGLCVTDCTRCPALVDSRSRIVDGTGPADADVLFVGEAPGAQEDAEGEPFVGRSGTVLDDQLRTVGLERESVRITNCVRCRPPDNRDPTTDELENCRGYLEAEIDRVDPDVVVTLGKVPSEHLLERSVAVTSETGSVEEVRLGDTTTPRPVLICLHPAATLYDRSQESAFAETIQEAAAIAGVSPTDEGGQSRLGEY from the coding sequence ATGGACGCCGAACAGGCCGAGCACATGGAGGGCCTCTGTGTTACCGACTGTACGCGCTGCCCCGCCCTCGTCGACTCGCGAAGCCGAATCGTCGACGGCACCGGCCCGGCCGACGCCGACGTGCTCTTCGTCGGCGAGGCACCGGGTGCGCAGGAAGACGCCGAGGGCGAACCGTTCGTCGGCCGGAGCGGGACCGTCCTGGACGACCAGCTTCGGACGGTCGGCCTCGAACGCGAGTCGGTTCGCATCACGAACTGCGTTCGCTGTCGCCCACCCGACAATCGTGATCCGACGACGGACGAACTCGAGAACTGCCGCGGGTACCTCGAAGCCGAGATCGATCGCGTCGACCCCGACGTCGTCGTCACGCTCGGAAAGGTACCGAGCGAGCACCTCCTCGAGCGTTCCGTCGCCGTCACGTCGGAGACCGGCTCCGTCGAGGAGGTCCGCCTCGGCGACACGACCACGCCACGACCCGTGCTGATCTGTTTGCACCCGGCCGCGACGCTGTACGATCGCAGCCAGGAGTCGGCGTTCGCCGAGACGATCCAGGAGGCAGCGGCCATCGCCGGCGTGTCGCCGACGGACGAGGGTGGCCAGTCTCGCCTCGGTGAGTACTGA
- a CDS encoding winged helix-turn-helix transcriptional regulator, with the protein MKLRQPTDFLILEALKETGRNVAPNLASHTGKSRKNINTRLPVLEDYSLVRKVGPAERSGLYEVTPLGKTALMHQDEYDDVDDFEALIQGSSPATDGGEAAQAVARSSNQAEE; encoded by the coding sequence GTGAAACTGAGACAGCCCACCGACTTCCTGATCCTCGAAGCCCTCAAGGAGACAGGTCGGAACGTCGCACCGAATCTCGCCTCCCACACGGGGAAGAGTCGCAAGAACATCAACACGAGACTGCCCGTCCTCGAAGACTACAGCCTGGTCCGAAAAGTCGGCCCGGCCGAGCGCTCCGGACTCTACGAAGTGACCCCGCTCGGGAAGACGGCACTCATGCACCAGGACGAGTACGACGACGTCGACGACTTCGAGGCCCTCATTCAGGGGTCCTCACCGGCGACGGACGGCGGCGAAGCGGCCCAGGCGGTGGCACGCAGTTCGAACCAGGCTGAGGAGTAG
- a CDS encoding endonuclease dU, whose protein sequence is MPDPHGRRALGIADSSRSAWCTLAGAVVRGDRVVDGASFATATVGGLDATDAVLRIVAELDREDIAALLLGTIAPAWYNVLDLDRLHEETRLPTVAVTFEESDGLEQPLREAFSGEALARRLDRYRSLPPRHAVAVGTETVYVRAVGCAPSDVETLVTSFTPVGGRPEPIRVARQLARAGAAYREQALEDV, encoded by the coding sequence ATGCCCGACCCACACGGGCGTCGGGCACTCGGCATCGCCGACTCGTCGCGCTCGGCGTGGTGTACGCTCGCGGGGGCCGTCGTCCGCGGCGATCGCGTCGTCGATGGGGCGTCGTTCGCCACGGCGACCGTCGGCGGCCTCGACGCCACCGACGCCGTGTTGCGCATCGTCGCCGAACTGGACCGAGAGGATATCGCTGCGCTGTTGCTCGGGACGATCGCCCCTGCGTGGTACAACGTTCTCGACCTCGACCGGCTCCACGAGGAGACGCGGCTCCCGACCGTCGCCGTGACGTTCGAGGAGAGCGACGGACTCGAACAGCCGCTCCGGGAGGCGTTCTCCGGCGAGGCGCTGGCACGGCGATTGGACCGGTATCGGTCGCTCCCGCCCCGCCACGCCGTCGCGGTCGGAACGGAGACGGTGTACGTCAGGGCCGTCGGCTGCGCGCCGTCAGACGTCGAGACCCTCGTCACCTCGTTCACGCCGGTCGGTGGCCGTCCGGAACCGATCAGGGTCGCCCGGCAACTGGCGCGGGCCGGCGCCGCGTATCGAGAGCAGGCGCTCGAGGACGTGTAA
- a CDS encoding DUF5786 family protein, which yields MGFGSYDESEQQDIDADFDEDDAVQSEENAHKGTVEFDNGASSDELIDRLAEIKDEE from the coding sequence ATGGGTTTTGGTAGTTACGACGAGTCCGAACAACAGGACATCGACGCAGACTTCGACGAAGACGACGCCGTCCAGTCGGAGGAAAACGCCCACAAGGGGACGGTCGAGTTCGACAACGGGGCATCGAGTGACGAACTGATCGATCGTCTGGCCGAGATCAAAGACGAGGAGTAG
- a CDS encoding MBL fold metallo-hydrolase, with amino-acid sequence MEVHTVTTGAESFTCNVFLVPGERTTLVDTGTYDGVIDEIRDRVDALDAVVLTHQHGDHVDRLSAVSGRFGPEIYAFADHPLRTRAIADGDEIQIGDESFEVVHTPGHADDHVSFVSETTLFAGDVVVHDDGAFDDGSFGRTDMAGQSRETLIESIERLLDRLPETVEHMYSGHGGEFHGDVRTVVERALDRAERREPKYPDK; translated from the coding sequence ATGGAGGTCCACACCGTCACGACGGGCGCCGAGTCGTTCACCTGTAATGTCTTCCTCGTCCCCGGCGAGCGAACGACGCTGGTCGATACCGGGACGTACGACGGCGTCATCGACGAGATTCGGGACCGCGTCGACGCACTCGACGCCGTCGTGCTCACTCACCAGCACGGCGACCACGTCGATCGGCTCTCGGCTGTCTCCGGGAGGTTCGGGCCGGAGATATACGCGTTCGCGGACCACCCGCTCCGGACGCGAGCGATCGCCGACGGCGACGAGATTCAGATCGGCGACGAGTCGTTCGAGGTCGTCCACACGCCCGGCCACGCCGACGACCACGTCTCGTTCGTCTCGGAGACGACGCTCTTTGCCGGCGACGTGGTCGTCCACGACGATGGGGCGTTCGACGACGGGAGTTTCGGCCGCACCGATATGGCCGGTCAGTCACGCGAAACGCTCATCGAGAGCATCGAGCGGCTCCTCGATCGGCTGCCCGAGACAGTCGAGCACATGTATTCGGGACACGGCGGCGAGTTCCACGGCGACGTCCGGACCGTCGTCGAACGGGCGCTCGATCGAGCCGAGCGGCGCGAACCGAAGTATCCCGACAAATAG
- a CDS encoding beta-propeller domain-containing protein produces MDETRTTVLAVALVALLVGGALGGAFGTTFTDSPEPTPVRGDQTDWHGDGTSSLAQFDSAAAFESYFAAADRHRFGLSLGAGLDVEMASDDEAMEESDGGGDAGGQADSAGDASGASGGDGRDVSGTNVQEAGIDEPDVLKAEGEAAYYAGHRFRSQSGETTIVDTTDAADPEPVATIPASGELLLVPETDTLVVFDGDRLWGYDVSDPAAPEQVWDQSLEADLETARLVDGDLYLVLVDRPDSGAPCPVAGYGDDVACTDVYRPGVQTDADAVYTAARVDPASGELVDETSVVGSTHSSATYVSENAIYLTYTRSVSEYQVLSGYLTGPGVADLGLDAETVDRIETLDGLNITERAKTVELRTIVERWFASLDEEAHDDAREAFDEGIAAYADDRQRDLTKTGIARVSIDGDLDVTASGEVPGTPLNQWSMDEHDGHLRIATTIPRTHGADSENDVYVLDDALEITGSVEGLGETERIYAVRFEGDEGHVVTFRETDPFYTLDLADPHDPQLEGELKIPGFSTYLHPLDDAGDLMLGVGEQDGKVKLSTFDVSDRTDPVELDAAILSDERYSEAVQNHRAFLHDAEHGAFFVPAGEASYLYSYDDGTLTQEKQIDIGGPGVRAMYVENALYVFGESELIVLERGTWEEVDRHEL; encoded by the coding sequence ATGGACGAGACACGAACGACGGTTCTCGCCGTCGCGCTGGTCGCCTTGCTCGTCGGCGGCGCGCTCGGTGGTGCGTTCGGGACGACATTCACCGACTCGCCGGAACCGACGCCGGTTCGCGGTGACCAGACTGACTGGCACGGCGATGGGACGTCCTCGCTCGCACAGTTCGACTCCGCGGCGGCGTTCGAGTCGTACTTCGCGGCGGCCGACCGGCACCGGTTCGGACTGTCCCTCGGCGCCGGCCTCGACGTGGAGATGGCCAGCGACGACGAAGCGATGGAGGAGAGCGACGGCGGCGGTGACGCGGGAGGGCAGGCGGATTCGGCTGGTGACGCCAGCGGCGCCAGTGGCGGCGACGGCCGCGACGTCTCCGGGACGAACGTCCAGGAAGCCGGGATCGACGAACCGGACGTCCTGAAGGCCGAAGGGGAGGCCGCGTACTACGCCGGCCACCGGTTCAGATCACAGTCGGGTGAGACGACCATCGTCGATACGACCGACGCGGCCGATCCCGAACCCGTCGCGACCATCCCTGCCTCGGGTGAACTGCTGCTCGTTCCCGAGACGGACACGCTCGTCGTCTTCGACGGCGATCGACTCTGGGGCTACGACGTGAGCGATCCCGCAGCCCCCGAGCAGGTCTGGGACCAGTCTCTCGAGGCCGATCTCGAAACCGCGCGGCTCGTCGACGGCGATCTCTACCTCGTTCTCGTCGATCGGCCCGACTCCGGTGCCCCGTGTCCGGTCGCCGGCTACGGCGACGACGTCGCGTGTACGGACGTCTACCGACCGGGCGTCCAGACCGACGCGGATGCCGTCTACACGGCCGCACGCGTCGACCCTGCGTCCGGCGAACTGGTCGACGAAACCAGCGTCGTCGGCTCGACTCACTCTTCTGCGACGTACGTCTCGGAGAACGCGATCTACCTCACGTACACGCGATCGGTCTCCGAGTATCAGGTTCTCTCGGGCTATCTCACTGGGCCCGGCGTGGCCGACCTCGGTCTCGACGCCGAGACGGTCGACCGCATCGAGACGCTCGACGGCCTGAACATCACAGAACGCGCCAAAACCGTCGAACTCCGGACGATCGTCGAGCGGTGGTTCGCGAGCCTCGACGAGGAAGCGCACGACGACGCACGGGAGGCGTTCGACGAGGGAATCGCGGCCTACGCGGACGACAGGCAGCGCGACCTGACGAAGACCGGCATCGCACGCGTCTCGATCGACGGCGACCTCGACGTGACCGCGAGCGGCGAGGTACCGGGGACGCCGCTGAACCAATGGTCGATGGACGAACACGACGGCCACCTCCGGATCGCCACCACGATTCCCCGCACCCACGGTGCCGACTCCGAGAACGACGTCTACGTCCTCGACGACGCACTCGAGATCACGGGCTCCGTCGAGGGCCTTGGCGAGACCGAACGGATCTACGCCGTCCGATTCGAGGGTGACGAGGGCCACGTCGTCACGTTCCGCGAGACCGATCCGTTCTACACGCTCGACCTCGCCGACCCGCACGATCCGCAACTGGAGGGTGAACTCAAGATTCCCGGCTTCTCGACGTATCTGCACCCACTCGACGACGCGGGCGACCTCATGCTCGGCGTCGGCGAGCAGGACGGCAAGGTGAAACTCTCGACGTTCGACGTCAGTGATCGGACGGATCCCGTCGAGCTCGACGCGGCAATCCTCTCGGACGAACGCTACTCCGAAGCGGTCCAGAACCACCGGGCGTTCCTCCACGACGCGGAACACGGCGCGTTCTTCGTGCCGGCCGGCGAGGCGAGTTACCTCTACAGCTACGACGACGGGACATTGACGCAGGAAAAACAGATCGACATCGGTGGGCCCGGTGTCAGGGCGATGTACGTCGAGAACGCCCTCTACGTCTTCGGCGAATCCGAACTGATCGTCCTCGAACGTGGGACGTGGGAGGAAGTGGATCGACACGAACTGTAG